The Nitriliruptor alkaliphilus DSM 45188 genome includes a region encoding these proteins:
- a CDS encoding CCA tRNA nucleotidyltransferase, whose translation MHPEARELGARFEAAGHELYLVGGTVRDTLLAGGDPDLLGDVDLDLATSAPPEETERIVRPWATAVWLTGAEFGTVSCQREAEGRPTRNVEITTFRADSYTPGSRHPEVVYGTSIEDDLARRDLTINAMAVRVPEFRFVDPFGGLQDLRAGLLRTPIDPHTSFGDDPLRMVRLARFASVLDAEADSAVTVAASEMADQLGAVSAERIRDELVKLVAGRAPRRGLNLLVRTGLSAHVLPELDELRACRDPQHRHKDVWLHTLAVLEQAIDLEDRLPDGGPDVVLRLAALLHDIGKPDTKEVHRDGTVTFHHHDVVGARMTRHRMRELRFDKETTRAVSELVRLHLRFHTFASGWTDAAVRRYVRDAGDLLERLNALTRADVTTGNARKAARIQRHVDELEERIAVLREQEEIDALRPPIDGNAIMAHLGIRPGPLVGQAWKHLLELRIEEGPMDEEATLAALDAWWAEHAGETGGQ comes from the coding sequence GTGCACCCCGAGGCCCGCGAGCTCGGCGCACGGTTCGAGGCTGCCGGCCACGAGCTGTACCTCGTCGGCGGCACGGTGCGCGACACCCTCCTCGCAGGTGGCGACCCGGACCTGCTCGGCGACGTCGACCTCGACCTGGCCACCTCCGCTCCGCCGGAGGAGACCGAACGGATCGTGCGCCCCTGGGCGACCGCCGTGTGGCTGACGGGTGCGGAGTTCGGCACCGTCAGCTGCCAGCGCGAGGCCGAGGGCCGCCCCACCCGCAACGTCGAGATCACCACCTTCCGTGCCGACAGCTACACCCCCGGATCGCGCCACCCGGAGGTCGTCTACGGCACGTCGATCGAGGACGATCTCGCGCGGCGCGACCTCACCATCAACGCCATGGCGGTGCGTGTCCCCGAGTTCCGTTTCGTGGACCCGTTCGGCGGGCTGCAGGACCTGCGCGCGGGGCTCCTGCGCACCCCCATCGATCCACACACCTCCTTCGGTGACGACCCCCTACGCATGGTGCGGCTCGCGCGGTTCGCCTCCGTCCTGGACGCCGAGGCCGACAGCGCCGTCACCGTCGCCGCCAGCGAGATGGCCGACCAGCTCGGTGCCGTCTCGGCCGAACGCATCCGCGACGAACTGGTCAAGCTCGTTGCCGGCAGGGCGCCACGACGAGGGCTGAACCTGCTGGTCCGGACGGGGTTGTCGGCGCACGTGCTGCCCGAGCTCGACGAGCTGCGGGCGTGCCGCGACCCCCAGCACCGCCACAAGGACGTCTGGCTCCACACCCTTGCGGTGCTCGAGCAGGCCATCGACCTCGAGGACCGGTTGCCGGACGGCGGGCCGGACGTGGTGCTGCGCCTGGCTGCGCTCCTGCACGACATCGGTAAGCCGGACACCAAGGAGGTCCACCGCGACGGCACGGTGACCTTCCACCACCACGACGTGGTCGGCGCCCGGATGACGCGCCACCGGATGCGTGAGCTGCGGTTCGACAAGGAGACCACCCGCGCCGTCAGCGAGCTGGTCCGCCTCCACCTGCGCTTCCACACCTTCGCCAGCGGCTGGACCGACGCGGCCGTCCGCCGTTACGTCCGGGATGCGGGGGACCTGCTCGAGCGCCTCAACGCCCTGACCCGCGCCGACGTGACCACCGGCAACGCGCGCAAGGCCGCGCGCATCCAGCGCCACGTCGACGAGCTCGAGGAGCGCATCGCGGTCTTGCGCGAGCAGGAGGAGATCGACGCGCTGCGCCCGCCGATCGACGGCAACGCGATCATGGCCCACCTCGGGATCCGACCCGGACCGCTCGTCGGTCAGGCGTGGAAGCACCTGCTCGAGCTGCGCATCGAGGAGGGGCCGATGGACGAGGAGGCCACGCTCGCGGCCCTCGACGCGTGGTGGGCCGAGCACGCCGGCGAGACGGGTGGGCAGTGA
- a CDS encoding PH domain-containing protein encodes MPGGPRPAAEIPDLDDRDRPLDPRVITVWRFSTVTSMLLPTAVLTAVAVGFLGSPNGWLVPAVLVVLTAVLAAWYPGARYERWRWRLTDLAVELERGVIVRQAEALPYFRIQQIDVAQGPIDRLLGLASLQVTSASASGSVTLPGIAADEAPGIRRALLARASSAVQGHDAGVRDAV; translated from the coding sequence GTGCCGGGCGGGCCGCGGCCGGCCGCCGAGATCCCCGACCTCGACGACCGTGACCGTCCGCTCGACCCTCGCGTGATCACGGTGTGGCGCTTCAGCACGGTGACCTCGATGCTGCTACCGACCGCGGTCCTGACCGCCGTCGCGGTCGGGTTCCTCGGCAGCCCGAACGGCTGGCTCGTGCCGGCCGTCCTCGTGGTGCTCACCGCGGTCCTCGCAGCGTGGTACCCAGGTGCGCGCTACGAGCGGTGGCGGTGGCGCCTGACCGACCTCGCCGTCGAACTCGAGCGGGGGGTGATCGTGCGGCAGGCCGAGGCCCTGCCCTACTTCCGCATCCAGCAGATCGATGTGGCCCAGGGGCCGATCGACCGGTTGCTCGGGCTGGCGTCGCTGCAGGTGACCTCCGCGTCGGCATCGGGGAGCGTCACGCTGCCGGGCATCGCGGCGGACGAGGCCCCCGGCATCCGGCGCGCGCTGCTGGCCCGGGCGTCCTCCGCGGTCCAGGGGCACGACGCGGGGGTCCGCGATGCCGTCTGA
- a CDS encoding SAM-dependent methyltransferase, whose protein sequence is MNPSWRSHDDRPIAVPGVPGADEQAFYVPIGDFQGGEYRRNAFAAGTAEEVASLTSVLDLRAGTRVLDVGCGDARHLRALAAEPGVDGVGIDVSPALVDAAREAARDAGIGVDVRVGDARTLSADLGAEAGTFDVAWSLCQGGFGTSPATDPDVLAGLAAAVHPGGLVALTLFHALFAARHLAPGDAFDPVHLVHHQVSEVHGPDHQRRRFDLWTASYTVRDAVRLLDAAGLDLVSVRGVEPGGYGRRADGEVGLDDPELLVVARRL, encoded by the coding sequence GTGAACCCCTCGTGGCGGTCGCACGACGACCGGCCGATCGCCGTCCCGGGCGTCCCGGGTGCCGATGAGCAGGCGTTCTACGTCCCGATCGGCGACTTCCAGGGGGGTGAGTACCGCCGCAACGCGTTCGCGGCCGGGACCGCCGAGGAGGTCGCGAGCCTGACCTCCGTGCTCGACCTGCGGGCGGGCACCCGCGTCCTCGACGTCGGCTGCGGGGATGCGCGTCACCTGCGGGCCCTCGCAGCCGAGCCCGGCGTCGACGGCGTCGGGATCGACGTGTCCCCAGCCCTCGTCGACGCGGCGCGCGAGGCGGCGCGTGACGCCGGCATCGGAGTCGACGTCCGTGTGGGTGACGCCCGCACCCTGTCGGCCGACCTCGGGGCCGAAGCGGGCACGTTCGACGTGGCGTGGTCGCTGTGCCAGGGCGGGTTCGGGACCTCGCCGGCCACGGATCCGGACGTGCTCGCGGGGCTCGCGGCCGCCGTGCACCCCGGCGGCCTGGTGGCACTGACCCTCTTCCACGCGTTGTTCGCCGCACGCCACCTCGCGCCCGGGGACGCGTTCGATCCGGTGCACCTGGTCCACCACCAGGTCAGCGAGGTCCACGGTCCCGACCACCAGCGTCGCCGCTTCGACCTGTGGACCGCGAGCTACACCGTGCGGGACGCGGTGCGCCTGCTCGACGCAGCGGGTCTCGACCTCGTCTCCGTCCGCGGGGTCGAGCCTGGTGGGTACGGCCGCCGCGCCGACGGCGAGGTCGGCCTCGACGACCCGGAACTGCTGGTGGTCGCACGCCGGCTGTGA
- the sodX gene encoding nickel-type superoxide dismutase maturation protease, whose amino-acid sequence MGRRRWVAVVAAVGMAYLATLTVNRSVVEVRGASMEPTLWPGDRLLTVPARRRWLRTGRVVVVADPADPTHLVVKRIARTERGLVEVLGDQPAASTDSRHWGPLPVTAIRRVVIRRWPDLRTRLSR is encoded by the coding sequence GTGGGGCGACGGCGGTGGGTCGCGGTGGTGGCGGCGGTCGGCATGGCCTACCTCGCCACCCTCACGGTGAACCGGTCGGTGGTCGAGGTCCGTGGCGCCTCGATGGAGCCGACCCTGTGGCCCGGTGACCGGCTGCTGACCGTGCCCGCACGCCGTCGTTGGCTGCGTACGGGCCGGGTCGTGGTCGTTGCCGACCCCGCCGACCCGACCCACCTGGTGGTCAAGCGGATCGCACGTACGGAGCGCGGCCTCGTCGAGGTGCTCGGCGACCAGCCGGCCGCATCCACCGATTCACGCCACTGGGGACCGCTGCCCGTGACCGCGATCCGTCGCGTCGTGATCCGCCGCTGGCCCGACCTACGGACCCGCCTCAGCCGTTGA
- a CDS encoding NAD(P)/FAD-dependent oxidoreductase → MSAQPTSQHDTPSPAAGARRDRHRVVVVGGGFGGLNVVRELGRSAVAGDLDVVLVDKRNHHTFQPLLYQVATAGLQPHDIGMSLRSIRGVRRTGPDGRPTTDVRLGEVVDVDDHGVVLADGARLPYDHLVVAAGGITNDLGIPGVAEHAFGLKSLPEAAQLRNHLLRRFEAASADPAHLSDGTLTFVIAGGGPTGVELAGALAELVDQVLTEDHPTLDIAHVRIVLLELTDRLLPGFSDRSHRVALQRLERRGVEVRLGTGAEEVTADQVTLSNGEVLPARTLVWATGIAGVPLGAKLGVEPGRAGRIPVDARMRAVDADGRPARDGRLLVIGDLAGAVAGGDALPQVAPVAIQQGRYVADLIVREVAGDEPPPPFRYRDKGKMATIGRTDAVVELPFKLRFSGFPAWIAWLVLHLLWLVGFRNRISVLVTWAWNYLTYDHSARLLIDQREAEEADTSKGRIRRSWADRSEDAPPPEGNAGST, encoded by the coding sequence ATGTCCGCCCAGCCGACGAGCCAGCACGACACCCCGAGCCCTGCGGCCGGCGCCCGCCGTGACCGTCACCGGGTGGTGGTCGTCGGTGGCGGGTTCGGCGGGCTGAACGTGGTGCGTGAGCTCGGCCGCTCCGCGGTCGCCGGTGACCTCGACGTGGTGCTGGTCGACAAGCGCAACCACCACACCTTCCAGCCGCTGCTGTACCAGGTGGCCACAGCGGGGCTCCAACCCCACGACATCGGTATGTCGCTGCGCTCGATCCGCGGGGTGCGCCGCACCGGGCCCGACGGTCGCCCCACCACCGATGTCCGGCTCGGCGAGGTCGTGGACGTCGACGACCACGGCGTCGTGCTCGCCGACGGGGCGCGCCTGCCCTACGACCACCTCGTGGTCGCGGCCGGTGGCATCACCAACGACCTGGGCATCCCCGGCGTCGCTGAGCACGCCTTCGGACTGAAGTCCCTGCCCGAGGCTGCCCAGCTGCGCAACCACCTGCTGCGCCGCTTCGAGGCCGCCTCGGCGGACCCGGCCCACCTCTCCGACGGGACCCTGACCTTCGTGATCGCCGGCGGCGGCCCGACCGGCGTCGAGCTCGCCGGCGCGCTGGCCGAGCTTGTCGACCAGGTCCTCACCGAGGACCATCCGACCCTCGACATCGCCCACGTCCGCATCGTCCTGCTCGAGCTGACCGACCGGCTCCTGCCCGGCTTCTCGGACCGCTCGCACCGCGTCGCCCTCCAGCGGCTCGAACGTCGCGGCGTGGAGGTGCGCCTCGGCACGGGCGCCGAGGAGGTCACCGCCGACCAGGTCACCCTGAGCAACGGCGAGGTCCTGCCGGCGCGCACGCTGGTCTGGGCCACCGGCATCGCGGGCGTGCCGCTCGGCGCCAAGCTCGGCGTCGAACCGGGCCGCGCCGGCCGCATCCCGGTCGACGCGCGGATGCGTGCGGTCGACGCGGACGGCCGGCCCGCCCGCGACGGCCGCCTGCTGGTCATCGGGGACCTCGCCGGGGCCGTCGCCGGTGGGGACGCGCTGCCGCAGGTCGCCCCGGTCGCCATCCAGCAGGGGCGGTACGTGGCCGACCTCATCGTCCGCGAGGTCGCCGGCGACGAGCCACCCCCACCGTTCCGGTACCGCGACAAGGGCAAGATGGCGACCATCGGCCGCACCGACGCCGTCGTCGAGCTGCCCTTCAAGCTGCGGTTCTCGGGGTTCCCCGCCTGGATCGCCTGGCTGGTCCTGCACCTGCTGTGGCTCGTCGGCTTCCGCAACCGGATCTCGGTGCTGGTCACCTGGGCCTGGAACTACCTGACCTACGATCACTCGGCGCGCCTGCTGATCGACCAGCGCGAGGCCGAGGAAGCCGACACCTCGAAGGGTCGGATCCGCCGTTCGTGGGCGGACCGATCCGAGGACGCACCACCACCGGAGGGCAACGCCGGCTCCACCTGA
- a CDS encoding S8 family peptidase yields MSRNRTVSTVIISACLALTAVPAGAVTEARDSGAEQVAPLIGSDEPDVIDGDWIVVFEPEAAGNEVARERRASQARGARVHQEYDTALRGYAATMSDEEVERLRQRPNVAYVEADRRVEASQTAQSPATWGLDRIDQRNLPLDNTYTYTRTGAGVRAYIIDTGIRATHTEFGNRVIAGATAINDRRGTSDCNGHGTHVAGTVGGSTYGVAKEVTLVPVRVLDCRGSGTTSGVIAGVDWVTRTHTKPAVANMSLGGGVSTALDDAVRGSVSAGVTYVVAAGNANANACNGSPARVSQALTVGATTSSDLRSWFSNWGSCVDIMAPGTNITAPWHTTDTATNTISGTSMAAPHVAGVAALYLQGAPSSSPSTVNAAIVGNATTGVLGDLAGSPNRLVYSR; encoded by the coding sequence GTGAGCAGGAACCGGACCGTCTCGACGGTCATCATCAGCGCCTGTCTGGCGCTGACCGCCGTCCCGGCAGGCGCCGTGACGGAAGCACGGGACAGCGGCGCCGAGCAGGTGGCACCGCTGATCGGGAGCGACGAACCGGACGTCATCGACGGGGACTGGATCGTGGTCTTCGAACCCGAGGCGGCCGGCAACGAGGTCGCGCGTGAACGGCGCGCCTCGCAGGCACGCGGTGCACGCGTCCACCAGGAGTACGACACGGCGTTGCGTGGCTACGCCGCGACCATGTCGGACGAGGAGGTCGAGCGCCTCCGCCAGCGTCCGAACGTGGCCTACGTCGAGGCCGACCGTCGGGTCGAAGCGAGCCAGACCGCCCAGTCCCCGGCGACGTGGGGACTCGACCGGATCGACCAGCGCAACCTGCCGCTGGACAACACCTACACCTACACCCGGACCGGTGCCGGGGTCCGCGCCTACATCATCGACACCGGCATCCGGGCGACGCACACCGAGTTCGGCAACCGCGTCATCGCCGGCGCGACCGCCATCAACGACCGTCGCGGGACCTCCGACTGCAACGGTCACGGCACGCACGTGGCCGGCACCGTCGGCGGTTCCACCTACGGGGTCGCCAAGGAGGTCACCCTCGTGCCGGTGCGGGTCCTCGACTGTCGCGGCAGCGGCACGACCTCCGGCGTCATCGCCGGCGTGGACTGGGTCACCCGGACCCACACCAAGCCCGCGGTGGCCAACATGAGCCTCGGTGGCGGCGTCTCGACCGCGCTGGACGACGCCGTGCGTGGTTCCGTCTCGGCCGGGGTGACCTACGTCGTGGCGGCGGGCAACGCGAACGCCAACGCGTGCAACGGCTCACCGGCGCGGGTGTCACAGGCGTTGACCGTCGGCGCGACCACGTCCAGCGACCTGCGGTCCTGGTTCTCGAACTGGGGCTCGTGCGTCGACATCATGGCGCCTGGGACGAACATCACCGCCCCCTGGCACACCACCGACACCGCGACCAACACCATCAGCGGGACCTCGATGGCCGCACCGCACGTCGCCGGTGTCGCCGCGCTGTACCTGCAGGGCGCACCGTCGTCCTCGCCGAGCACCGTGAACGCCGCCATCGTCGGCAACGCGACGACCGGCGTGCTCGGCGACCTCGCCGGTTCCCCGAACCGGCTGGTGTACTCGCGCTGA
- the sodN gene encoding superoxide dismutase, Ni has protein sequence MRISTALRAMNPLRAVTTVDAHCDLMCGVYNPAQARIEAESVHEIAKKYQDSDDETFRARCVIIKEERAELVKHHLSVLWTDYFKPNHLEEYPDLHEKFWLAIKAAGDAKKTMDPAAGEDLLAKIDEIADIFWATKGGKPDWMTS, from the coding sequence ATGCGCATCTCGACCGCCCTGCGGGCAATGAACCCGCTGCGTGCCGTCACCACCGTCGACGCCCACTGCGACCTGATGTGTGGCGTCTACAACCCGGCCCAGGCCCGCATCGAGGCCGAGTCGGTGCACGAGATCGCGAAGAAGTACCAGGACTCGGACGACGAGACCTTCCGTGCTCGCTGCGTGATCATCAAGGAGGAGCGGGCCGAGCTGGTCAAGCACCACCTCTCGGTGCTGTGGACCGACTACTTCAAGCCGAACCACCTCGAGGAGTACCCCGACCTCCACGAGAAGTTCTGGCTCGCCATCAAGGCGGCCGGCGACGCCAAGAAGACGATGGACCCGGCGGCCGGCGAGGACCTGCTCGCGAAGATCGACGAGATCGCCGACATCTTCTGGGCCACCAAGGGCGGCAAGCCCGACTGGATGACCTCCTAG
- a CDS encoding PH domain-containing protein — MPPGAPPPPPGWPGAGGPTRRPDFAAPRALHPASIVLGIPLRQLIRGLILPALIGAGAGPGLRFVFVVIGLLLVMTLVGRVLAWQRFRFSFDGEVLRVDEGVLSRNHRALDVARIQQVEVDRSLAARVLGLATLRVETAGGSGEPEVELRVIPEADADALRTAVRVSKAALRGEAARTGDGEGDGGEPDTGPADAATAGADREVLRVHLTRIVLGSVTGSRLLVLPAVLAASLQFVGDATELGGGTLDPETLVRRLVALGVVAIVALLIPASFVVASAAGVLRDYGWTMRRIDDDLHVSRGLLSTRQSVVPLARVQLVEVQRNWIRRALGFAVIRVHSAGGGGGDSRVTIPLVRSDEVDHLVSELLPGVGGVPALWGHPQGARRRAVFRWIRASAIPTAALLLIPGLSEPLRLLGAVLPFVAAVLGLVEFSQLAHGRTDRVLASRSGALSVTTGLAPLVKVQGVTQRASWFQRRLGLATLTAHVAGPGGDLTVLDLGAMRAAELRRGLVIAAADPIVPKELADAPEAGMVVAPEP; from the coding sequence ATGCCTCCGGGCGCACCGCCCCCACCGCCGGGCTGGCCGGGTGCGGGCGGGCCCACCCGCCGGCCGGACTTCGCGGCACCACGCGCCCTCCACCCCGCATCGATCGTGCTCGGCATCCCGCTCCGCCAACTGATCCGCGGCCTGATCCTCCCGGCGCTGATCGGCGCTGGTGCCGGCCCTGGCCTCCGCTTCGTGTTCGTGGTCATCGGTCTCCTGCTGGTGATGACGTTGGTCGGGCGCGTGCTGGCCTGGCAACGGTTCCGGTTCAGCTTCGACGGCGAGGTGCTCCGCGTCGACGAGGGTGTGCTGTCACGCAACCACCGGGCGCTCGACGTGGCCCGCATCCAGCAGGTCGAGGTCGACCGGTCCCTGGCCGCTCGCGTCCTCGGGTTGGCCACGTTGCGGGTGGAGACCGCCGGTGGCAGTGGCGAACCCGAGGTCGAGCTGCGCGTCATCCCGGAGGCCGACGCCGACGCGCTGCGGACCGCTGTCCGCGTCAGCAAGGCAGCGCTCCGGGGCGAGGCGGCGCGCACGGGCGACGGCGAGGGCGACGGCGGGGAGCCGGACACGGGACCGGCCGATGCTGCGACGGCCGGCGCCGATCGCGAGGTGCTCCGCGTCCACCTCACCCGCATCGTCCTCGGTTCGGTCACGGGGAGCCGGCTGCTGGTCCTGCCCGCCGTGCTCGCGGCCTCGCTGCAGTTCGTCGGTGACGCGACGGAACTCGGGGGCGGGACACTGGATCCCGAGACGCTGGTCCGCCGCCTGGTCGCCCTCGGGGTCGTGGCCATCGTGGCGCTGCTGATCCCCGCCTCGTTCGTGGTGGCGAGCGCGGCCGGTGTCCTGCGGGACTACGGCTGGACGATGCGCCGGATCGACGACGACCTGCACGTCTCCCGTGGGCTGCTGTCGACCCGCCAGTCGGTCGTGCCGCTGGCCCGCGTCCAGCTGGTCGAGGTGCAGCGCAACTGGATCCGCCGTGCCCTCGGGTTCGCGGTGATCCGCGTCCACTCGGCCGGCGGGGGCGGCGGCGACAGCCGGGTGACCATCCCGCTGGTGCGCAGCGACGAGGTCGACCACCTCGTCAGCGAACTGCTGCCGGGGGTCGGCGGTGTGCCGGCCCTGTGGGGCCATCCGCAGGGCGCCCGACGTCGTGCCGTCTTCCGCTGGATCCGTGCGTCGGCCATCCCGACGGCCGCCCTGCTGCTGATCCCCGGCCTGTCCGAGCCGCTGCGCCTGCTGGGCGCGGTCCTGCCGTTCGTCGCGGCGGTCCTCGGCCTGGTGGAGTTCAGCCAGCTCGCCCACGGCCGGACCGATCGGGTCCTGGCCAGCCGGAGCGGCGCGCTGTCGGTCACCACCGGCCTCGCACCGCTGGTCAAGGTGCAGGGCGTCACGCAGCGCGCCAGCTGGTTCCAGCGCCGCCTCGGGCTGGCCACGCTGACCGCCCACGTCGCCGGACCCGGCGGCGACCTCACCGTGCTCGACCTCGGTGCGATGCGTGCGGCCGAGCTACGCCGCGGCCTCGTGATCGCGGCAGCCGACCCGATCGTGCCGAAGGAGCTGGCCGACGCCCCCGAGGCGGGGATGGTCGTCGCTCCCGAGCCGTGA